One window from the genome of Haladaptatus paucihalophilus DX253 encodes:
- a CDS encoding outer membrane protein assembly factor BamB family protein has translation MRRGGGMQFMGKPFDETRRSFLTLSGVAIGATGFVGSVTSETETTTNRAWASFQHDAGNTGTTPDGTDPGPDAWIEWSEQVSDRPLHSPTVADGIVYVSDVSGEITAFDTDTRETRWTARIRGLDYAPSVVGDTVYAAGTDLVALSAADGNERWRFDVGIAESSPVTAADGTLFFKTSDVNGQGSCWAVDAATGTERWHVRLPTGKDGETPSAEHVPPAVVGGVAYFADKDAVYALRAEDGTPRWQASVDGIIDHAPTVANDTVYVCGERAFALSADDGRAKWKTDLGDSARLSQSPAVTDDAVVVTDGSRARIWALAADDGAIRWTVEGTGGSAGTPVIADETAYVPIADDEDGLVALDLQSGDQRWWVPIRNLSNSSLPPAIDDAIYVTGREGFLYAVADPTWLDWRANQIGSLAVDENVYVSNGRGHFSALDAETGSKRWRGEADETPVTANGMVYGTDWSAVVAYTPDGTERWRFDCDGKITTEPVVTDDSVVVAGDGWVTALDPTTGTHRWTNDGDCAGLGTVEALSAEGKTAFAVVDGRVVALDFDERQWSAGSGVQTIAVGDAVYTGTEQNEVVAYGFDGTELWNATLDDGNQVTSLVADDGLYAVTTAVTSTGTDSREWLVSLDEGTVDWTFHPKFLPFGSLCEPVVEDETVYVGASDRRVYALSAADGTEQRRFETGGVVELVAVDGDRVYATADETYAFR, from the coding sequence ATGCGACGAGGCGGCGGCATGCAGTTCATGGGTAAGCCCTTCGACGAGACCCGGCGGAGTTTTCTCACACTGAGCGGTGTTGCTATCGGGGCGACCGGATTCGTGGGAAGCGTGACGTCCGAGACGGAAACGACCACGAATCGAGCGTGGGCGTCGTTTCAGCACGACGCCGGAAACACGGGCACCACCCCGGACGGGACCGACCCCGGCCCGGATGCGTGGATAGAGTGGAGCGAACAGGTGAGCGACCGTCCGCTCCACTCGCCGACCGTCGCGGACGGTATCGTCTACGTCAGCGACGTTTCCGGCGAGATAACGGCGTTCGACACGGACACCCGAGAGACGCGATGGACGGCACGAATCAGAGGGTTGGACTACGCTCCGAGCGTCGTCGGCGACACCGTGTACGCCGCCGGGACTGACCTCGTTGCGCTCTCGGCCGCAGACGGCAACGAACGCTGGCGATTCGACGTCGGAATCGCGGAGTCGTCCCCCGTAACCGCCGCCGACGGAACCCTATTCTTCAAAACCAGCGACGTGAACGGCCAAGGGTCGTGCTGGGCGGTCGATGCCGCGACGGGGACGGAACGCTGGCACGTTCGCCTCCCGACGGGCAAGGACGGCGAAACGCCGAGCGCCGAACACGTACCTCCGGCGGTCGTCGGCGGTGTCGCGTACTTCGCCGACAAGGACGCGGTGTACGCCCTCCGCGCGGAGGACGGCACGCCACGGTGGCAAGCGAGCGTCGATGGGATCATCGACCACGCACCGACCGTTGCGAACGATACCGTCTACGTGTGTGGAGAACGGGCGTTCGCGCTCTCGGCCGACGACGGACGGGCGAAATGGAAGACCGACCTCGGCGACTCGGCGCGTTTGAGCCAGTCGCCCGCCGTCACCGACGACGCCGTTGTCGTCACGGACGGCTCTCGGGCACGGATTTGGGCGCTGGCCGCTGACGACGGAGCGATTCGCTGGACGGTCGAAGGAACCGGAGGCTCCGCGGGAACGCCCGTCATCGCGGACGAAACGGCCTACGTTCCCATCGCCGACGACGAGGACGGCCTCGTCGCACTCGACCTGCAATCGGGCGACCAACGGTGGTGGGTCCCGATTCGAAATCTCAGCAATTCGTCGCTTCCACCGGCCATCGACGACGCCATCTACGTCACCGGTCGAGAGGGATTTCTCTACGCCGTCGCCGATCCGACGTGGCTCGACTGGCGAGCGAACCAAATCGGGTCGCTCGCGGTCGACGAAAACGTCTACGTTTCGAACGGCCGCGGCCACTTCTCCGCGCTCGACGCCGAAACAGGGTCGAAGCGGTGGCGTGGGGAAGCCGACGAAACCCCCGTCACGGCGAACGGAATGGTCTACGGAACGGACTGGTCGGCCGTCGTCGCCTACACGCCGGACGGAACGGAACGGTGGCGTTTCGACTGTGACGGGAAAATCACGACCGAACCAGTGGTCACGGACGACTCCGTCGTCGTCGCTGGCGACGGCTGGGTAACGGCGCTCGACCCGACCACTGGCACGCACCGCTGGACGAACGACGGGGATTGTGCCGGACTCGGGACGGTCGAAGCGCTGTCCGCCGAAGGAAAAACGGCGTTCGCGGTCGTGGACGGCCGCGTCGTAGCGCTCGATTTCGATGAACGACAGTGGTCGGCCGGGAGCGGCGTTCAAACCATCGCCGTCGGCGACGCGGTGTACACCGGGACCGAACAAAACGAGGTCGTCGCCTACGGTTTCGACGGAACGGAACTGTGGAACGCGACGCTCGACGACGGCAACCAAGTGACGAGTCTCGTCGCGGATGACGGTCTCTACGCCGTGACGACAGCCGTTACGAGCACCGGAACCGACAGCCGCGAGTGGTTGGTTTCGCTCGACGAAGGAACGGTTGACTGGACGTTCCACCCGAAATTCCTCCCGTTCGGGTCGCTCTGTGAACCGGTTGTCGAGGACGAAACGGTCTACGTCGGTGCCAGCGACCGTCGAGTGTACGCACTCTCGGCGGCGGACGGCACCGAACAGCGGCGATTCGAAACCGGCGGTGTGGTCGAGTTGGTCGCGGTCGACGGCGACCGCGTGTACGCGACGGCCGACGAAACCTACGCGTTCCGATAG
- the ncsA gene encoding tRNA 2-thiolation protein NcsA yields the protein MDCDKCEREAVMHAAYSGLHLCDDHFCRSVEKRLRRRIRDDNLLPASATPDDPQVWLIGLSGGKDSVVLTKILHDTFAEDPRIELVALTIHEGIEGYRDKSLDACLELTDDLDIRHEVVSYEEEFDLRMDDVVGKDPENMAACAYCGVFRRDLLSKYAEEYGANKLLTGHNLDDEAETALMNFLEGDVAQVAKHFDASLAGFDERSDQDEFVPRAKPLRDVPEKEVALYAHLEDLPAHITECPHSSEAYRAEIQQLMLSLEENHPGTRHSIMAGYEELAKLAADEFGAGDGKRELNECERCGAATTRDVCRKCSLVDAIHAA from the coding sequence ATGGACTGCGATAAGTGCGAACGGGAGGCCGTCATGCACGCGGCCTATTCGGGGCTGCATCTCTGCGACGACCACTTCTGTCGGTCGGTCGAGAAGCGACTTCGACGCCGAATCCGAGACGATAACCTACTGCCCGCGTCCGCGACGCCGGACGACCCGCAAGTCTGGCTCATCGGCCTTTCGGGCGGGAAAGATAGCGTCGTGCTCACGAAAATCCTCCACGACACGTTCGCGGAGGACCCGCGAATCGAACTCGTCGCGCTGACGATTCACGAGGGTATCGAGGGCTATCGAGACAAGAGTCTGGACGCCTGCCTCGAACTCACCGACGACCTCGACATCCGACACGAGGTCGTCAGCTACGAGGAAGAGTTCGACCTGCGCATGGACGACGTGGTGGGAAAGGACCCCGAGAACATGGCCGCCTGTGCGTACTGCGGCGTCTTCCGCCGCGACCTGCTCTCGAAGTACGCGGAGGAGTACGGCGCGAACAAACTCCTCACCGGGCACAATCTGGACGACGAGGCGGAAACGGCGCTGATGAACTTCCTCGAAGGCGATGTCGCTCAAGTGGCGAAACACTTCGACGCGAGTCTGGCCGGGTTCGACGAGCGGTCCGACCAAGACGAGTTCGTCCCCCGGGCGAAACCCCTCCGCGACGTTCCCGAAAAGGAGGTCGCGCTGTACGCGCACCTCGAAGACCTTCCCGCACACATCACGGAGTGTCCCCACTCCAGCGAGGCCTATCGCGCCGAGATTCAGCAGTTGATGCTGTCGCTGGAGGAAAATCACCCCGGAACGCGTCACTCCATCATGGCCGGGTACGAGGAGCTCGCCAAGCTCGCGGCCGACGAGTTCGGTGCCGGTGACGGCAAACGAGAACTCAACGAATGCGAACGCTGTGGCGCGGCGACGACGCGAGACGTGTGTCGGAAGTGCTCGCTCGTGGACGCGATTCACGCGGCGTAG
- a CDS encoding outer membrane protein assembly factor BamB family protein, which yields MPSRRRFLALGATAALAGCATTADDPPKAGADESPDPEEHIDGANGEWSSFGCNASNTRTVADGNAPVDGVTERWRVDAPQLLFHPPVASDGRVFLPVPNRLEAYDARDGSMLWATDEDEAETAPLVRDGTVYVGASNRLRALDAKTGTTKWERTFDADGTVAAPSTYGGDRLYVPVGEMVYRVDSKTGETDWSRRLFGTLLGSSPCGSRGVTLATEAGKIYVLGPDGTGWGEWGLPSQPQAPPTIDTDGIYVNCLDRKTYGIRTETEPRLDIDWSVETGWANGGLAVKANLYAAGTKGLHAIDPATGEQLWTEDTGDWRRTAPALVRDTLFVGGEKLFAFDPTPSSGLLSGDGPARRFEKSFSGPVRFGPVLNDGALYVVAQTGEETYQLVALE from the coding sequence ATGCCCTCCCGACGACGGTTTCTCGCCCTCGGCGCGACGGCCGCGCTCGCCGGTTGTGCGACGACGGCCGACGACCCCCCGAAAGCGGGCGCGGACGAATCGCCCGACCCCGAAGAACACATCGACGGCGCGAACGGCGAGTGGTCGAGTTTCGGCTGTAACGCAAGCAACACCCGCACCGTCGCGGACGGGAACGCCCCCGTCGATGGCGTCACCGAGCGCTGGCGCGTCGATGCACCACAACTGCTGTTTCACCCTCCGGTGGCGTCCGACGGGCGAGTGTTCCTCCCGGTTCCGAACCGACTCGAAGCGTACGACGCACGGGACGGGTCGATGCTGTGGGCCACCGACGAGGACGAAGCCGAAACCGCGCCGCTCGTCCGCGACGGGACGGTGTACGTCGGGGCGAGCAATCGGCTTCGCGCGCTCGACGCGAAAACCGGGACGACGAAATGGGAACGGACGTTCGACGCCGACGGAACCGTGGCGGCACCATCGACGTACGGCGGGGACCGGCTGTACGTTCCGGTCGGCGAGATGGTGTATCGCGTCGATTCGAAAACGGGCGAGACCGATTGGTCTCGCCGCCTGTTCGGTACCCTCCTCGGCTCGTCGCCGTGTGGTTCTCGGGGGGTCACGCTGGCGACCGAGGCCGGAAAGATATACGTGCTCGGACCAGACGGAACCGGGTGGGGCGAGTGGGGCCTCCCCTCGCAACCCCAAGCGCCGCCGACCATCGACACCGACGGCATCTACGTCAACTGTCTCGACAGGAAGACCTACGGCATCAGAACCGAGACCGAACCGCGGTTGGACATCGATTGGAGCGTCGAAACCGGGTGGGCGAACGGCGGACTCGCGGTGAAAGCAAACCTCTACGCCGCCGGGACGAAAGGGCTACACGCCATCGACCCGGCAACCGGCGAGCAACTGTGGACGGAAGACACGGGCGACTGGCGTCGGACCGCTCCGGCCCTCGTCCGCGATACGCTCTTCGTCGGCGGGGAGAAACTGTTCGCCTTCGACCCCACGCCGTCGTCCGGGTTGCTCTCGGGAGACGGACCGGCGCGACGGTTCGAGAAGTCGTTTTCCGGTCCCGTCAGGTTCGGTCCCGTGCTGAACGACGGCGCGCTCTACGTCGTCGCACAAACCGGCGAAGAGACGTACCAGTTGGTCGCGCTGGAGTGA